From the genome of Salvelinus alpinus chromosome 19, SLU_Salpinus.1, whole genome shotgun sequence, one region includes:
- the LOC139545039 gene encoding protein PAXX-like isoform X1 encodes MLPTPTQNMDGNRPFTQMSYCTVVDKNDQCKFICYTHKDSEMFNVGLTNASDVWSTDFTGETLSQFRQKFALKSTEDYIMKIRSACGSGSVSVSMQDSCAVLSVGTSPGDLNVTLSRLKQPEAKEKLRELLFRMADSLTRLDHTTGPAPFSSGKSPHKRSTDFEPRRQPQSGQTLAVKKRLPGDSLINPGTRRKRPATGVAFDDEDDQ; translated from the exons ATGCTGCCTACACCAACGCAAAACATGGATGGAAATCGACCGTTCACCCAAATGTCTTACTGCACCGTGGTAGATAAAAATGACCAGTGTAAATTCATATGCTACACGCATAAAGATTCGGAGATGTTCAATGTTGG TTTGACAAATGCCTCTGATGTGTGGAGCACAGATTTCACTGGTGAGACATTGAGCCAGTTT AGACAGAAGTTTGCCTTGAAGTCAACAGAGGATTATATCATGAAAATTAG GTCTGCGTGTGGCAGTGGGAGTGTGTCTGTATCAATGCAGGACAGCTGTGCAGTGCTCAGTGTAGGCACCAGTCCAGGGGACCTGAATGTGACTCTGTCCAGACTGAAACAGCCCGAGGCCAAagagaaactgagagagctgCTGTTTAGAATGGCAGACAGTCTGACTCGTTTAGACCATACAA CAGGCCCAGCCCCATTCAGTTCTGGAAAGAGTCCACACAAACGCAGTACAG ATTTTGAGCCAAGGAGACAGCCGCAGAGTGGCCAAACTCTGGCAGTCAAGAAGCGTCTTCCAGGAGATTCTCTTATCAACCCAGGAACAAGAAG AAAGCGTCCAGCAACCGGGGTGGCATttgatgatgaagatgatcaatGA
- the LOC139545039 gene encoding protein PAXX-like isoform X2 has translation MLPTPTQNMDGNRPFTQMSYCTVVDKNDQCKFICYTHKDSEMFNVGLTNASDVWSTDFTGETLSQFRQKFALKSTEDYIMKIRSACGSGSVSVSMQDSCAVLSVGTSPGDLNVTLSRLKQPEAKEKLRELLFRMADSLTRLDHTSPAPFSSGKSPHKRSTDFEPRRQPQSGQTLAVKKRLPGDSLINPGTRRKRPATGVAFDDEDDQ, from the exons ATGCTGCCTACACCAACGCAAAACATGGATGGAAATCGACCGTTCACCCAAATGTCTTACTGCACCGTGGTAGATAAAAATGACCAGTGTAAATTCATATGCTACACGCATAAAGATTCGGAGATGTTCAATGTTGG TTTGACAAATGCCTCTGATGTGTGGAGCACAGATTTCACTGGTGAGACATTGAGCCAGTTT AGACAGAAGTTTGCCTTGAAGTCAACAGAGGATTATATCATGAAAATTAG GTCTGCGTGTGGCAGTGGGAGTGTGTCTGTATCAATGCAGGACAGCTGTGCAGTGCTCAGTGTAGGCACCAGTCCAGGGGACCTGAATGTGACTCTGTCCAGACTGAAACAGCCCGAGGCCAAagagaaactgagagagctgCTGTTTAGAATGGCAGACAGTCTGACTCGTTTAGACCATACAA GCCCAGCCCCATTCAGTTCTGGAAAGAGTCCACACAAACGCAGTACAG ATTTTGAGCCAAGGAGACAGCCGCAGAGTGGCCAAACTCTGGCAGTCAAGAAGCGTCTTCCAGGAGATTCTCTTATCAACCCAGGAACAAGAAG AAAGCGTCCAGCAACCGGGGTGGCATttgatgatgaagatgatcaatGA